A region of the Campylobacter subantarcticus LMG 24377 genome:
CTTTTCCACAAGCTTGAAAGATATCTTTAAGTAGGTTTTCAGCCATGGTTATGATGTCTTTTTGCTCACAAAAACTCATTTCTATGTCTATTTGAGTAAATTCAGGTTGGCGATCTGCTCTTAAATCTTCATCTCTAAAGCATTTTGCTATTTGAAAGTATCTATCAAAGCCTGAACACATTAAAAGTTGCTTGAAAAGTTGAGGACTTTGAGGTAGGGCATAAAATTCACCTTGGTGTACACGCGATGGGACTAGATAATCTCTTGCACCTTCTGGAGTAGCTTTAGTTAAAATAGGAGTTTCAACCTCTAAAAATCCCATTTTAGCTAAAGAGTTTCTTGTTGCAATACATGCTGTAGATCTGAGTGCGAAATTATCATAAAGTTTTTTACTTCTTAAGTCTAAAAATCTGTATTTTAATCTTAATTCTTCATTAACACTTTCATCGCCTATAGCAAAAGGTATCACTGCGCTTTCATTTTCAATAGTAAGTTTGTTTATAACAACTTCTATTTCTCCGGTTTTAAGTTTTGGATTTGCCAATCCCTCGCCACGTGGACGAATTTTACCTTGCGCGATTAAAACGTATTCGTTTCTTACGGTTGAAGCGATATGGTGTGCTTCTTGGTTATCTGTAGGATCACATACTAGTTGTATTAATCCGCTACGATCTCTAAGATCGATGAAAATTACACCTCCATGGTCGCGGTATGAATTTACCCAACCACATAATGTTACTTCTTCGCCAACATTTTGTATGTTAAGCTCTGTATTATAATGTGTTCTCAAAATTTTTCCTTAGATTAATTTTGTTTAATTTTGTAATTATAGTATTTTATTCTTTTGCTTAGCTAAGTTTTGTTATAATTTTTCTATGAAAAAACAGATTAATATAGAAAAAATTCAAAAAGTTGGCTTATTTTGTAGATTAAATACCAACCTAAATGAGCAAATTGCTTTATTAAGAAAGATTTTTGATGTAAAAAATATTGAAGTGGTTTTGTTAAGCCAAGATAAAATTCATTTAAAAGATTTATCAGATTTGGATTTTCTTATTTCTCTTGGTGGAGATGGAACACTTCTATCTTTATGTAGGCAAGCATATCAAGCTAAAAAACCTATCTTAGGGATAAATGCTGGAAATTTAGGTTTTTTGACTGCTTTTTCGTTGAGTGAAGTGGAAGTTTTTTTTGAAGATTTTTTTAGGGGTAATTTTAAAATAGAAACGGCAAAAATGCTTCAGATTACCTTATATAAAAAAAATAAAATCATTAAAAAGTTCGCCTTTAATGACGCGGTTTTTTCTCGCGATAATGCCTTAATGGCAAATGTGGAAGTATTTTTTGAAAATAAGCTTTTTAACGCTTATTATGGAGATGGATTAATCATTGCAAGTTCAAGTGGATCTACCGCGTATAATATCAGCGCAGGCGGTCCTATCGTGCATCCTTGGAGTGAAATTTTTGTTTTAACACCGGTTTGTTCGCATTCTTTAACCCAAAGACCTATTGTTTTGCCTTATGGTTTTGAGCTTGAATTAAAAGTGGAGCAATGTTTGTTGTATTTAGATGGACAAGAAGTGATTAATCCTAAAGAATATGATAAAATTC
Encoded here:
- a CDS encoding NAD(+)/NADH kinase — protein: MKKQINIEKIQKVGLFCRLNTNLNEQIALLRKIFDVKNIEVVLLSQDKIHLKDLSDLDFLISLGGDGTLLSLCRQAYQAKKPILGINAGNLGFLTAFSLSEVEVFFEDFFRGNFKIETAKMLQITLYKKNKIIKKFAFNDAVFSRDNALMANVEVFFENKLFNAYYGDGLIIASSSGSTAYNISAGGPIVHPWSEIFVLTPVCSHSLTQRPIVLPYGFELELKVEQCLLYLDGQEVINPKEYDKILIGLSKKELSFIHQKDRDYFQVLKEKLNWGK